Genomic segment of Rhodothermaceae bacterium:
ACGGGCCCGTCAACTTCCTGGGCAATCCGCTGGACCGCTTCAAACTGGGCAGGTGACGAAATGGGAAACCCGGCTTCAATGATATCCACATTCAATTTGGCAAGCTGGTGTGCAATACGAATCTTTTCTGCGATATTCATGGAGGCACCAGGTGCCTGCTCACCGTCACGCAGCGTTGTCTCGAATATTAATACTTTATCGCCAGACATCCGAAGATCACTCTTGTGGTCTCAATTATACAGTAGTTGTAGAAATTGTGAATGCATGCTCAAGTACGGCATTGCTAAACTCTACGGTTGAAGCCGTTCCGCCCAGATCATAGGTAAGGATTCCGTCTTCCAGAGCTTTTACAACCCCATGCTGTATACGTGCACCGGCCTCCGTCTCTCCCAACATCTGCAACAGCATTACGGCACTGAGGAGCGCGCCAGCAGGATTTGCATACCCCTTCCCTACTATGTCGGGTGCGCTCCCATGGACCGGCTCAAATAAGCCAACCTTGCCTCCTATACTTGCCGAAGGTAGAATACCGAGTGATCCAGGTAGTGTGCCAGCCAAATCACTCAGGATATCTCCGAATAAGTTACCGGTCACGATCACATCAAACTGGGAAGGCCTGAGGATCAACTGGATTGCGGCATTATCTATGTATAGATGCTCCAGCTCTACATCTGAAAATTCGGCGTTATGAATCTCGGTAACGACACTCCGCCAAAGTTGTGAAACTTCAAGGACATTTGCTTTATCCACAGAAGTGAGGCGCCCTCTGCGTTTCCTTGCAAGGTCGAATGCAGTCCGAACAATTCGCTCAATTTCGTCCCGGGAATAGACCATAGCGTTGGAGGCCTTCTCTTCCGTGCTGCTGCGTGGGGTGCCAAAGTAAATCCCTCCCGTAAGCTCACGGACGATCAGAAGATCGGTCCCGGCCACACGCTCTGCCCGCAACGGGGAGCTCTCTACCAGGCTCTCAGGCACAATTACTGGTCGCAGGTTGGCGTAGCCGCCTAGAGCTTTTCGTAGAGATAATAGAGCCGCCTCGCATCTTCGTGATCCAGTCTCATGATCCCATTTGGGGCCGCCAATCGCCCCCAGAAATACTGCATCGGCCGCTAGGCAGGCATCACGTGTAGCGTCTGGGAATGGTGTGTCGAACTGGTCCAAAGCTGTACCACCAATTGGCCAACGCTCCAGCTTCACCTCGAAATTAAACTCATCGGCCGCAGCCAATATGGCCCTTTCAGCTTCTCGAGTTACTTCTGGCCCGATCCCATCTCCAGGTAATACCGCAATCTGATATGCAGACATCTATGCAGCTTTCTTCGTTTCTACGCTACTCTCGTTCTTTCTGAGCCAGGCCATCATCTTGCGCAACCGCTGCCCTACTTCCTCTACTGGATGGGCGGCTGTCTTTTCCCGGTAAGACTGAAACGTCGGTTGCCCATCCTCACATTCAGCGATCCATTCCTTGGCAAACTGGCCGGACTGGATTTCTGCAAGGATTCGTTTCATTTCATCTTTTACCTGCGAGCCAATCACCCGAGGACCTCTTGAATAATTACCATACTCAGCCGTATCACTGATCGAGTAATTCATGTAGGAGAGTCCTCCCTCGTAGTAGAGATCTACAATGAGTTTGAGCTCATGAAGAACTTCAAAGTAAGCAAGCTCTTCGGGGTATCCTGCTTCAACCAGTGTCTCAAATCCTGCCTGGATAAGGGATTGTGACCCTCCACATAGCACGGCCTGCTCTCCAAAGAGGTCCGTTTCGGTTTCATCTTTGAAGTTAGTCTCAATCACGCCTGCGCGTGTTCCACCAATTGCATCGGCATAGCTGAGTGCCAGATCCAACGTGCTCCCGGAAGCGTCCTGTGCAACGGCAACAAGGCACGGTATTCCCTTCCCTTCTTCAAACGTACGGCGAACCAGATGTCCGGGCCCCTTGGGCGCTACCATAAAGACATCTACTCCTTCTGGAGCCTGGATTTGGCCGTAGTGGACATTAAATCCATGACCAAACGCTAAAGCTTTTCCTGGTATGATATGCTGAGAAATTTCAGCTTCATATACGCGCTTCTGATCCTGATCCGGTATCAGGATCATCACCACATCCCCCCAGGCGGAGGCATCTGCTATGCTCATGACTGTGAGTCCTTTCGCGCGCGCCTTATTAGCAGATTGTGATCCAGCCCGAAGGCCAACGGCAACGGTTGCACCACTGTCCTGTAAATTCAATGCATGGGCGTGCCCCTGGCTTCCATATCCAATTATCGCAACCTTCCGCCCCATGACGATGGCAGGGTCCGCGTTATAATGTACCCTCATGTGTTGTTTAATTATTTGTTCAAGTTAAGAATCCCGCTGCATAGCAACCCGGCCACTCCGGGCTACCTCAACAATCTTGTGTGAGGCCATCATGTCAATGAAGGCATCAATCTTTTTCGACGGACCCCGAAGTTCAAAAGTCATGGTTTTGGACGTGATGTCCACAACCTTGCCACGAAAGATCTCATTGACAGAAAGAATTTCGGAGCGGGAATCCGGATTATAGCAAACCTTGAGTAGACATAACTCCCGTTCTACATAATCGGTATCCGTCAGGTCAATGACTTCAATCGTATCTACCAGGCGGCTGAGCTGCCTTAGAACCTGCGCAATGATACGACCATTGCCCGTGGTAACGATATTCATCCGGCTTACGCTAGGATCTTCTGTGACCCCGACAGTGACGCTGTCAATGTTGAAGTCCCGGGCTGAAAACATATTTATGACGCGAATGAACGCACCAATTGAGTTCTCTACTTGGACCACAATCGTGTGCGATTGTATCATCTCGCTGTCATCCGGCTGAATTGGCTCTCCTGCGGCCTTTTTTCGGATGATCTGCTGAGGCGTGAGTATCAGTGTGTCTGCCATTTATTCGGGTTTTTTAATCACAGATCAGACAAAGGAATTGGGTGTCATTCGATCTGTGATCATATCTCCGGTTGCTGCTCCGGCCGGAACCATTGGGAAAACCATCTCCTCTTTTGCTACAGAAAATTCCATCAGAACCGGACGGTCCGTGACTTTCCATGCCTCATCAATAATCTCTTTTGCTTCTTCGGGAGTGTTCGCGCGAAGACCAACACAGTGATGGGCTTCCGCAAGT
This window contains:
- the leuB gene encoding 3-isopropylmalate dehydrogenase; the encoded protein is MSAYQIAVLPGDGIGPEVTREAERAILAAADEFNFEVKLERWPIGGTALDQFDTPFPDATRDACLAADAVFLGAIGGPKWDHETGSRRCEAALLSLRKALGGYANLRPVIVPESLVESSPLRAERVAGTDLLIVRELTGGIYFGTPRSSTEEKASNAMVYSRDEIERIVRTAFDLARKRRGRLTSVDKANVLEVSQLWRSVVTEIHNAEFSDVELEHLYIDNAAIQLILRPSQFDVIVTGNLFGDILSDLAGTLPGSLGILPSASIGGKVGLFEPVHGSAPDIVGKGYANPAGALLSAVMLLQMLGETEAGARIQHGVVKALEDGILTYDLGGTASTVEFSNAVLEHAFTISTTTV
- the ilvC gene encoding ketol-acid reductoisomerase, whose product is MRVHYNADPAIVMGRKVAIIGYGSQGHAHALNLQDSGATVAVGLRAGSQSANKARAKGLTVMSIADASAWGDVVMILIPDQDQKRVYEAEISQHIIPGKALAFGHGFNVHYGQIQAPEGVDVFMVAPKGPGHLVRRTFEEGKGIPCLVAVAQDASGSTLDLALSYADAIGGTRAGVIETNFKDETETDLFGEQAVLCGGSQSLIQAGFETLVEAGYPEELAYFEVLHELKLIVDLYYEGGLSYMNYSISDTAEYGNYSRGPRVIGSQVKDEMKRILAEIQSGQFAKEWIAECEDGQPTFQSYREKTAAHPVEEVGQRLRKMMAWLRKNESSVETKKAA
- the ilvN gene encoding acetolactate synthase small subunit → MADTLILTPQQIIRKKAAGEPIQPDDSEMIQSHTIVVQVENSIGAFIRVINMFSARDFNIDSVTVGVTEDPSVSRMNIVTTGNGRIIAQVLRQLSRLVDTIEVIDLTDTDYVERELCLLKVCYNPDSRSEILSVNEIFRGKVVDITSKTMTFELRGPSKKIDAFIDMMASHKIVEVARSGRVAMQRDS